GCGCATTCTGCGACACCGCATGGGCGATCTCGATCACACGCCGAGCCGCTGTCCCGTAGTCGGACATCGTCCGGTGCGGGTCGATGTCCATTCCGAACGGTTCGAGCACCCGCCGGGCTTGACGTTTCGCCGCGGAGCGATCGAAGAAGACCCCGCCGGCAACCGAGGGCAGGGCCCCGAGGAACACGTTCTCTGCGACGCTGCGGTTGATGGCGATCTGGGGTTCCTGATGAACGACCGCTATTCCCAGGTCGCGAGCAACCCTTGGTCCCAGGATCCGGTGCACTTCACCATCGACGAGGATCGTGCCTTCGTCGGGCTGGGTGGCACCCGCGATGACCCGGATGAGCGTCGACTTGCCCGCACCGTTCTCCCCGACCAGGGCGTGCACCTCACCCCGGCCGATGGTCAACGAGACGTCGTCGAGCGCTACCTGGCCGGGATATCGCTTGGCGATACCACGGAGTTCGATCAGCGCGGAGCTGGCTCTCGTCACGTCGGGCACCATGGGCTGGGCCGCGGCCCGGCCGAAACTGGGGATCGAATCGGCCGGGCCCGGCGGCTACGCGGGATAGAGCTCGTCGATGGTCGCCGCCTCACAGTTCACGTGAGGCACGAACAGCTCCTCGGGAACCGGCTCACCGGCGAGGATGTCCAACGCCAGGGAGATGGTGAAGAATCCGTAGTTGGCGGGTCCGTAGTCGACCGACCCGACGAAGATCGGATCACCACCACGGATCAGCCCCTGTGCGACACCGTCACAGCCCTGGCTGACGATCACCGAGGTGTCCTGCTTGTTCGCGGCCTGCAGAGCCTGATGGGCCCCTAGGGCTCGGCCGTCCTCGATGGACCCGACCAGCACGTTCTCGAACTCACTGTTGCCCGAGAGCCACTGCCGCATCTTGTTCAGCGCGTCCTCGGTGTCGTTCACGTCGAGGCGCACGATCTGGTCCGCGGGAAAGTCCGGCACCTGTGCAAGGAAACCGTCCTCGTAGCCCTGCATGCGGAGATCGTTGATCTCGCCTGCGGGAGTGAACTCCAACAGCACCAGCGCGGTGGCGTCGGGGGCCCAGCCACGATCGAGGAAGATCTCACCGAGCTTCTCGCCGCCGAGGGTGCCGGCGACCGTGTTGTTTCCTCCGAAGAACGGAGCACCCGGCACGGGACAGTCGATGGCGACGATGGGGATTGCCGCCTCCTCCATGAGATCGGCGATCACGTCGTTCGTGGGGGTGTCGCACTGGTACTCGATGACCGCGTCGACGCCCTGGTTGATGAAGGTGCGGGCGTTCTCGACCGCCTGGGCGGCGTCATAGGCGTTGTCCAGGACGACGAGATCGACACCCGCGTCCGCAGCCGCCGACTCGTGTCCCTCCTCGACCGTCACATGGAAGTCGATCTCCCGGCCGATCGAGC
This sequence is a window from Acidimicrobiales bacterium. Protein-coding genes within it:
- a CDS encoding sugar ABC transporter substrate-binding protein; the protein is DDDTASASDDGASDDGASDDGASDDGASDDGASDDGASDDGAADDGAADDGASDDGAADDGAADDGAADDGSSDGYMSTVGAIATEDYVADLEPAGDYTIGFGSIGREIDFHVTVEEGHESAAADAGVDLVVLDNAYDAAQAVENARTFINQGVDAVIEYQCDTPTNDVIADLMEEAAIPIVAIDCPVPGAPFFGGNNTVAGTLGGEKLGEIFLDRGWAPDATALVLLEFTPAGEINDLRMQGYEDGFLAQVPDFPADQIVRLDVNDTEDALNKMRQWLSGNSEFENVLVGSIEDGRALGAHQALQAANKQDTSVIVSQGCDGVAQGLIRGGDPIFVGSVDYGPANYGFFTISLALDILAGEPVPEELFVPHVNCEAATIDELYPA